The Mucilaginibacter mallensis genome has a segment encoding these proteins:
- the typA gene encoding translational GTPase TypA encodes MQKIRNIAIIAHVDHGKTTLVDKILHACSIFRDNESTGELILDNNDLERERGITIVSKNVSVMYKDVKINIIDTPGHADFGGEVERVLKMADGVLLLCDAFEGAMPQTRFVTQKALALGLKPIVVVNKVDKENCRPEEVYEQIFELFFNLEATEDQLDFPVIYGSSKQGWMSTDWKQPTTDIFPLMDAILENIPPAPIAEGTLQMQITSLDYSSFVGRIAVGRVARGTIKENMPVSLVKRDGRIQKSRIKELYTFEGLGKVKATEVSSGDICAVVGIEGFDIGDTIADFDKPEQLEVIHIDEPTMNMLFTINTSPFFGKEGKFVTSRHLRDRLYKEMEKNLALKVVETESPDSYLVYGRGILHLSVLIETMRREGYELQVGQPQVIIKEIDGVKCEPVETLIVDVPGDVAGKVIELVTQRKGDLLVMEPKGDLQHLEFDIPARGIIGLRNNVLTATGGEAIMAHRFKAYEPWKGQIPGRLNGVLVSMDTGKTTAFAIDKLQDRGRFHIDPGVEVYEGQVLGEHIRDNDLVINLTKGKQLTNMRASGSDTNVRIAPAIKFSLEESMEYIQADEYIEVTPQSIRLRKIYLNENERRINAKKFQSQ; translated from the coding sequence ATGCAAAAAATAAGAAACATAGCGATTATCGCTCACGTTGACCACGGTAAGACTACTCTGGTTGATAAAATTCTACATGCTTGTTCAATTTTTAGGGACAACGAATCAACCGGTGAACTGATACTGGATAACAATGACCTGGAACGTGAACGTGGTATTACCATCGTATCAAAAAACGTTTCGGTAATGTACAAAGATGTTAAGATCAACATCATTGATACACCTGGTCACGCCGACTTTGGCGGTGAGGTTGAACGTGTATTAAAAATGGCCGATGGCGTTTTGTTACTTTGCGATGCTTTTGAAGGCGCTATGCCTCAAACCCGTTTTGTAACGCAAAAGGCTTTGGCTTTAGGCTTAAAACCAATTGTTGTTGTAAACAAGGTTGATAAGGAAAACTGTCGCCCTGAAGAAGTTTATGAACAAATATTTGAATTGTTCTTCAACCTTGAAGCAACTGAAGATCAACTGGATTTCCCGGTTATCTACGGTTCATCAAAACAAGGCTGGATGAGCACAGATTGGAAACAACCAACAACTGATATCTTCCCGTTAATGGATGCTATCCTGGAAAACATTCCACCGGCACCAATAGCTGAAGGTACTTTGCAAATGCAGATCACTTCGTTAGATTATTCATCTTTCGTAGGCCGTATCGCGGTTGGTCGTGTTGCACGTGGTACTATTAAGGAAAACATGCCGGTATCGCTGGTTAAACGTGATGGCAGAATCCAGAAATCAAGAATAAAGGAATTATATACTTTTGAAGGCTTAGGTAAAGTTAAGGCTACAGAAGTAAGTTCAGGCGATATTTGCGCAGTTGTAGGTATTGAAGGTTTTGATATTGGCGATACTATTGCCGATTTTGATAAACCGGAACAACTGGAAGTTATCCATATTGATGAGCCTACCATGAACATGCTATTCACCATCAATACTTCACCATTCTTTGGTAAAGAAGGTAAATTTGTTACTTCACGCCACTTGCGCGACCGTTTGTACAAAGAGATGGAAAAAAACCTGGCGCTTAAGGTTGTTGAAACCGAATCGCCTGATTCATACTTAGTGTATGGCCGTGGTATTCTCCATTTATCAGTATTGATAGAGACTATGCGCCGCGAAGGTTATGAGTTACAGGTAGGCCAGCCACAGGTTATCATCAAAGAAATTGATGGTGTTAAATGTGAGCCGGTTGAAACCCTTATTGTTGATGTACCGGGCGATGTTGCTGGTAAGGTTATCGAACTGGTAACACAACGTAAAGGCGATCTGTTAGTAATGGAGCCAAAAGGCGATTTACAGCACTTAGAGTTTGATATCCCTGCACGTGGTATCATTGGTTTACGTAACAACGTATTAACAGCAACGGGTGGCGAAGCTATCATGGCTCACCGCTTTAAAGCATACGAACCATGGAAAGGTCAGATCCCGGGTCGTTTAAATGGTGTATTGGTATCAATGGATACCGGTAAAACCACTGCCTTCGCTATTGATAAATTACAGGATCGTGGTCGTTTCCACATCGATCCGGGAGTTGAAGTTTACGAAGGCCAGGTATTAGGCGAGCACATCCGCGATAACGATTTGGTCATTAACCTTACTAAAGGCAAGCAGTTAACCAACATGCGTGCATCAGGTAGCGATACCAACGTTCGTATAGCACCTGCTATCAAATTCTCATTGGAAGAATCAATGGAATACATACAGGCTGATGAGTACATCGAAGTTACGCCGCAAAGCATTCGCTTACGCAAGATCTATCTGAATGAAAATGAAAGAAGGATCAACGCTAAGAAATTCCAGTCGCAATAA
- a CDS encoding MIP family channel protein — translation MKKYLAEFIGTFSLVLFGCGAAVVAGKSIPITVADAPAGIGLLGIALAFGFAVVVMCYAIGPISGCHINPAITIAMLVAKKISFIDTIGYIIAQLAGATIAALALLEIQKGAPGFAMGEWALGSNGWGPGYLGNYTTVAAFITETLLTFLFLFVIFATTSKLGNSNMAGLAIGLTLVLIHLVAIPITGTSVNPARSFGPAILAGGKALGQLWLFIVAPILGGIIAALVWRGLFETAKEAA, via the coding sequence ATGAAAAAGTATCTAGCCGAGTTCATCGGGACGTTTTCTTTAGTATTGTTTGGATGCGGCGCTGCCGTAGTAGCCGGTAAATCAATTCCAATAACTGTTGCAGATGCACCTGCAGGCATAGGTCTGTTAGGCATAGCGTTAGCGTTTGGTTTTGCGGTTGTTGTAATGTGCTATGCAATAGGGCCAATCTCAGGGTGTCATATTAACCCTGCTATTACCATCGCTATGCTCGTAGCAAAAAAAATAAGTTTTATAGATACCATTGGGTATATTATAGCACAATTAGCGGGTGCAACTATAGCAGCATTAGCGCTGTTGGAGATTCAAAAAGGTGCACCGGGTTTTGCCATGGGCGAGTGGGCGCTCGGCTCAAACGGGTGGGGGCCTGGCTATTTGGGTAATTATACAACCGTTGCCGCTTTCATTACCGAAACCCTGCTTACTTTCCTGTTCCTGTTTGTAATTTTTGCCACTACTTCTAAATTAGGCAATAGTAACATGGCCGGTCTGGCAATAGGGCTTACCCTGGTGCTCATACATTTGGTAGCCATACCTATAACAGGCACATCGGTAAACCCGGCACGCAGTTTTGGGCCTGCTATACTGGCGGGCGGCAAAGCACTGGGGCAATTATGGCTGTTTATTGTCGCGCCAATACTGGGTGGTATTATTGCGGCTTTAGTATGGCGGGGCCTATTTGAAACCGCAAAAGAAGCCGCCTGA
- a CDS encoding class I SAM-dependent methyltransferase, with amino-acid sequence MENNLTDRSFWKSFWESKKDLIFYLKPDYVFGDILAGLIKKKGIKTAIELGGFPGYYSIYLKKYEHLTTTLFDYYVHEGLVKQLLEKNGLQEGDINIIEADLFKYTPQEKYDLVLSFGLIEHFSDTKSIINTHLQFLKPGGTLFITLPNFTGVNGWVQRKFDLDNYNKHYIESMDPAFLAETCKALGLKNIETYYHGKYTVWLENKEQKSAIAKAVVKAVWVGVKVASKLSSAKSKALSPYIVVKAEM; translated from the coding sequence ATGGAGAATAATTTAACCGACCGTTCGTTCTGGAAATCTTTTTGGGAATCAAAAAAGGATCTTATTTTTTATTTAAAACCCGATTATGTTTTCGGCGATATTTTAGCGGGGCTGATAAAAAAGAAAGGCATAAAAACAGCCATTGAGCTGGGTGGTTTCCCGGGATACTATTCTATCTACCTAAAAAAATACGAGCACTTAACCACCACCCTTTTTGATTATTACGTACATGAGGGACTGGTAAAGCAACTGCTGGAAAAGAATGGCCTGCAGGAAGGCGACATCAATATAATTGAGGCCGACTTGTTCAAATACACACCACAGGAGAAATACGACCTTGTGCTTTCTTTTGGCTTGATAGAGCATTTCAGCGATACAAAATCTATCATTAACACCCACCTGCAATTTTTAAAACCGGGCGGCACCTTGTTTATCACCCTGCCCAACTTTACCGGTGTTAACGGCTGGGTACAGCGCAAATTCGACCTTGATAATTATAATAAGCACTATATTGAGAGCATGGACCCAGCTTTCCTAGCCGAAACCTGCAAAGCTTTAGGACTAAAAAATATTGAAACTTACTACCACGGCAAATACACCGTATGGCTGGAGAATAAGGAACAAAAATCAGCTATTGCTAAAGCGGTGGTAAAGGCGGTATGGGTCGGTGTTAAAGTAGCCAGTAAGCTGTCGTCAGCCAAATCAAAAGCATTATCGCCTTATATTGTTGTAAAGGCGGAGATGTAA
- a CDS encoding serine acetyltransferase: MNFFSYLFQDRQANRKNFKAQLVLFMFRLVQLINRSMLLKVIFILYLLWYRYWVDWVWGIELPRKLTVGKGLSLYHGHALVVNQGVVIGDNCVLRNSTTIGHKKLANGSFTKCPVIGNNVDIGANVCIIGDITIGDNVIIGAGSVVTKSFPSDCIIVGNPARILEKKNEDIS; encoded by the coding sequence ATGAACTTTTTTTCATACTTATTCCAGGATCGGCAGGCAAACCGCAAAAATTTCAAGGCGCAACTGGTGCTGTTTATGTTCAGGCTGGTGCAGCTCATTAACCGGTCGATGCTACTGAAAGTAATTTTTATACTTTACCTGCTGTGGTACCGTTATTGGGTTGATTGGGTTTGGGGCATTGAGCTACCGCGAAAACTTACCGTTGGCAAAGGTTTATCGTTATACCACGGTCATGCGCTGGTGGTTAACCAGGGAGTTGTTATAGGCGATAACTGCGTGCTCCGGAACTCTACCACTATCGGACATAAAAAACTGGCCAACGGCAGCTTTACTAAGTGCCCTGTAATAGGAAATAATGTGGATATTGGCGCCAATGTGTGCATCATAGGTGATATCACTATCGGCGATAATGTGATCATCGGCGCCGGTTCAGTAGTAACTAAGAGCTTTCCATCAGATTGCATAATAGTGGGTAACCCGGCGCGGATACTGGAAAAGAAAAATGAGGATATCAGCTAA
- a CDS encoding LamG domain-containing protein has protein sequence MKTYSSPQISPITRMVLGVAVLITAFSSCKKSDSTTPLSSTKKLNLKDRSLNAIPSTISNGLVAYWTFANTAYDLSGNGNNGTLSTVTTTSDRFGNSTGAYSFNGTSSYVSVPDNAALRLNDTSFTLNAWVKIAAYNSSYGSVLLSKRITGANNGWNMSVTGNLGSPIGVLSYGPGGGSTNAVGATVIGLNSWHMVTSTYSYGNHQKLRIYVDGALSDSTINISKANASITAMLYIGADNPSIGTSYFFNGSLNDIRIYSRAITPTEINQLYNATTAPTAGLVAYWPLTNTANDLSGNGNNGTLSTVTTTSDRFGNPIGAYSFNGTSSYVSVPDNAALRLNDTSFTLNAWVKIAAYNSSYGSVLLSKRITGANNGWNMSVTGNLGSPIGVLSYGPGGGSTNAVGATVIGLNSWHMVTSTYSYGDHQKLRIYVDGALSDSTINISKANASITAMLYIGADNPSIGTSYFFNGSLNDIRIYSRAVTATEINQLYNALN, from the coding sequence ATGAAAACCTATTCTTCACCACAAATTTCCCCTATAACCAGGATGGTTTTAGGGGTCGCTGTTCTTATTACAGCATTCTCATCATGTAAAAAAAGTGATTCTACTACCCCACTAAGTTCAACTAAAAAGCTCAATCTGAAAGATCGATCGTTGAATGCTATCCCAAGCACAATTTCTAATGGCTTAGTAGCTTATTGGACATTTGCAAATACTGCTTATGACCTATCAGGTAATGGTAATAATGGTACATTAAGTACAGTAACCACTACCTCAGACAGGTTTGGCAATTCTACTGGCGCTTATAGTTTTAACGGAACAAGCAGCTACGTCTCTGTGCCGGACAATGCGGCCCTTCGCTTAAACGATACTTCCTTTACCTTAAATGCATGGGTTAAAATAGCCGCATATAATAGTTCGTATGGTTCAGTTTTATTGAGCAAGAGAATTACAGGGGCTAACAATGGCTGGAACATGAGCGTCACAGGCAATTTAGGAAGTCCAATCGGAGTGCTCAGCTATGGTCCGGGTGGTGGAAGTACCAATGCAGTAGGAGCAACCGTTATTGGCCTTAATAGCTGGCATATGGTAACCAGTACTTATAGCTATGGTAATCATCAAAAACTTCGTATTTATGTAGATGGTGCATTAAGCGATAGTACTATCAATATATCAAAGGCAAATGCCTCAATAACCGCAATGCTTTATATTGGCGCGGATAATCCAAGTATCGGAACCAGTTATTTTTTTAATGGATCACTTAATGATATCCGTATTTATAGCCGTGCTATCACCCCTACTGAAATTAATCAACTTTATAATGCTACTACAGCTCCTACAGCAGGACTGGTAGCTTATTGGCCACTTACAAATACCGCCAATGACCTATCGGGTAATGGTAACAACGGTACATTAAGTACAGTAACCACTACCTCAGACAGGTTTGGCAACCCTATCGGCGCTTATAGTTTTAACGGAACAAGCAGCTACGTCTCTGTGCCGGACAATGCGGCCCTTCGCTTAAACGATACTTCCTTTACCTTAAATGCATGGGTTAAAATAGCTGCATATAATAGTTCGTATGGTTCAGTTTTATTGAGCAAGAGAATTACAGGGGCTAACAATGGCTGGAACATGAGTGTCACAGGCAATTTAGGAAGCCCAATCGGAGTGCTCAGCTATGGCCCGGGTGGTGGAAGTACCAATGCAGTAGGAGCAACCGTTATTGGCCTTAATAGCTGGCATATGGTAACCAGTACTTATAGCTATGGTGATCATCAAAAACTTCGTATTTATGTAGATGGTGCATTAAGCGATAGTACTATCAATATATCAAAGGCAAATGCCTCAATAACCGCAATGCTTTATATTGGCGCGGATAATCCAAGTATCGGAACCAGCTATTTTTTTAATGGATCACTTAATGATATCCGTATTTATAGCCGTGCTGTCACCGCTACTGAAATTAATCAACTTTATAACGCACTAAACTAA
- a CDS encoding glycosyltransferase translates to MADKQVFQADSKGRWTRFKWLSRVLIIVMIAAIVAAAIAITSKKYPALPNLNEAPKALTKESIEALKKTPKYKKFTIQVNEIKKLARQKRLHQLKQPNNKDRINAGFYMAWDPQAYSSLEDHIARLDMVVSEGFTITPNADTVTAHIDTGLIRLNKKYKKPVLISLSNYINTTNTTGGFDTKDVDRIIKSKKSRATFISSIASQLNRYNFKGVDLDFDNIKDRNNPTYVEFEKELYSTLHPLGLLVTQNVIPDDEQYDLVQLQHYNDFLFIMAIDQHDENSNPGDLSDQRWVEEILDRVCSKIPSEKVILTIAGGAYDWPEGSVGKAIGYQQAISTAQEQQSKITYDKQSANLNYNYSDQDGNAHTVYFTDAATNFNIVRMADDWATGGVALWRLGSEDPRLWTFFQKNLSIDSLHKTGVDMKGLTDVGLNNRISYTGDGEVLDLVTTPVAGKINVSLDTNSYVITNQQYIKLPTKYVIRRYGYAPGKIVLTFDDGPDPEFTPQILDILKREHVPAAFFVVGSMAEKNIQILRREFDEGYEIGNHTFFHPDISTISLQRVNFELNATRSIIESVTGRSTILFRPPYNADAEPQTLAEIIPVAEARRQSYITVGESIDPWDWYPGVTADSIVARVEAQKDAGSFLLLHDAGGETREETVKALPRIIHFFKSHGYQFTTIADVLHKTKGELMPPIKDEANSGITGLFYNIYINGFFYVNWFLIYLFLTAIFLALARVLLIGILALRQYFDSKKYKGLPVDRDLLPAVSIIVPAYNEEVTAAKTIESLLKTDYPRFEIIFVNDGSKDKTFEVMNAAYGDHPLVKVLDKPNGGKASALNFGISHAQHAFVVCIDADTQLKTDAVYHLMTYFTDEEIGAVAGTVKVGNANNIITNFQSIEYITAQNMDRRAFDLINSITVVPGAIGAFRKSAIFKAGGFTYDTLAEDCDLTMRILKADYIVKNCAEAIAYTEAPETLNALLKQRFRWSFGVIQSFWKNKDALFNKKYKFFGMVGMPNILLFQIILPLFSPLADLMMIFGLLGGKPGKILFYYVVFVLVDFLVGIIAFWMEKENYRKLLYIIPQRFIWRQLMYYILFKAIRKALKGELSGWGTVKRTGNVTMTDEAAAKP, encoded by the coding sequence ATGGCAGATAAACAAGTTTTTCAAGCCGACTCTAAAGGTAGATGGACCCGTTTTAAATGGCTTAGCCGGGTGTTAATAATTGTAATGATAGCCGCTATTGTAGCGGCAGCTATTGCTATCACCTCAAAAAAATATCCGGCATTACCCAACCTTAATGAGGCCCCGAAAGCCTTAACCAAAGAAAGCATTGAGGCGTTAAAAAAGACGCCCAAATACAAAAAGTTCACCATACAGGTTAATGAAATTAAAAAGCTGGCCCGCCAAAAGCGCCTGCACCAACTGAAACAGCCGAATAATAAAGACCGTATAAATGCCGGCTTCTACATGGCATGGGACCCCCAGGCTTATAGCTCGCTCGAAGATCATATTGCAAGGCTGGATATGGTGGTTAGCGAGGGCTTTACTATAACGCCCAATGCTGATACCGTTACTGCACATATCGACACAGGTCTGATAAGGCTTAACAAAAAATATAAAAAACCGGTTTTAATATCGCTATCAAACTATATCAATACCACTAATACCACCGGTGGTTTTGATACCAAGGATGTTGACCGCATTATAAAAAGTAAAAAATCACGCGCTACATTTATCAGTAGCATTGCTTCCCAATTAAACAGATACAATTTTAAAGGGGTTGATCTTGATTTTGATAATATTAAAGACCGCAACAATCCAACTTACGTTGAGTTTGAAAAGGAGCTTTACAGCACTTTGCATCCACTAGGCTTACTGGTTACTCAAAATGTAATACCCGATGATGAGCAATATGATTTAGTGCAGTTACAGCATTATAATGATTTCCTGTTCATTATGGCTATCGATCAGCATGACGAGAACAGCAACCCGGGCGATCTTTCGGATCAGCGCTGGGTAGAGGAGATTTTGGATAGGGTGTGTTCAAAAATACCAAGTGAAAAAGTTATTTTAACTATTGCCGGTGGCGCTTACGACTGGCCCGAGGGTAGCGTAGGCAAAGCGATAGGCTATCAGCAGGCTATCAGTACCGCGCAGGAGCAACAAAGCAAGATCACGTATGATAAGCAATCGGCTAACCTTAACTATAATTATAGCGACCAGGACGGCAATGCGCATACGGTTTACTTTACCGATGCAGCCACAAACTTTAACATTGTGCGTATGGCGGATGACTGGGCAACCGGCGGCGTGGCTTTATGGCGCTTAGGGTCAGAAGATCCGCGCTTATGGACATTCTTTCAGAAAAACTTATCTATCGACTCCCTGCATAAAACAGGCGTGGATATGAAAGGCTTAACCGATGTTGGTTTAAATAACCGGATCTCCTACACCGGCGACGGCGAAGTACTTGACTTGGTAACCACACCGGTTGCAGGTAAAATCAATGTGAGTTTGGATACCAACAGCTATGTTATAACCAACCAACAATACATTAAACTGCCAACCAAATATGTAATAAGGCGGTATGGCTATGCGCCGGGTAAAATAGTACTGACATTTGATGACGGCCCCGATCCTGAATTTACGCCACAAATATTAGATATATTAAAAAGGGAGCATGTGCCCGCTGCATTTTTTGTAGTAGGCTCTATGGCCGAAAAAAATATACAGATACTGAGGCGGGAGTTTGATGAAGGCTACGAAATTGGTAACCACACTTTCTTTCACCCCGATATTTCAACCATTAGCTTACAGCGGGTAAACTTTGAGCTGAATGCAACACGCAGTATCATTGAATCGGTAACAGGCAGGAGCACCATCCTGTTCAGGCCGCCATACAATGCTGATGCTGAACCGCAAACACTGGCCGAAATTATCCCGGTGGCTGAAGCACGCCGCCAAAGCTATATTACCGTAGGCGAATCTATCGACCCATGGGACTGGTATCCCGGCGTTACCGCCGATAGCATTGTTGCCCGTGTTGAGGCGCAAAAGGATGCAGGCTCGTTCCTGTTACTGCACGATGCAGGCGGCGAAACCCGTGAGGAAACTGTAAAGGCATTGCCACGTATTATACACTTTTTCAAGAGTCATGGTTACCAGTTTACCACCATTGCCGATGTATTGCATAAAACCAAAGGCGAACTGATGCCCCCTATAAAGGATGAGGCTAACAGCGGTATAACCGGCTTGTTCTACAACATCTATATCAATGGGTTCTTTTATGTAAACTGGTTTTTAATATACCTGTTCTTAACCGCTATATTCCTGGCATTGGCACGTGTGCTTTTGATCGGTATACTGGCGTTAAGGCAATATTTCGACAGCAAAAAATATAAAGGGCTACCTGTTGACAGGGACTTGCTGCCGGCAGTAAGTATTATTGTACCTGCTTATAACGAGGAGGTAACCGCTGCCAAAACTATTGAAAGCTTATTAAAAACGGATTACCCGCGTTTCGAGATCATATTTGTAAATGATGGTTCAAAGGATAAAACCTTTGAGGTAATGAATGCAGCTTATGGCGATCATCCTTTAGTTAAGGTGCTCGATAAGCCAAATGGCGGTAAGGCATCGGCGCTGAATTTTGGTATAAGCCATGCACAACATGCGTTTGTGGTATGTATTGATGCCGATACACAGCTAAAAACAGATGCCGTTTATCACCTCATGACCTATTTTACCGATGAGGAAATCGGTGCCGTAGCCGGAACTGTAAAAGTGGGTAATGCCAACAACATTATAACCAACTTCCAGTCGATAGAGTACATCACCGCCCAGAATATGGACAGGCGGGCCTTTGACCTCATCAACAGTATAACCGTTGTACCGGGAGCTATCGGAGCATTCAGGAAATCAGCCATATTTAAGGCAGGTGGCTTTACCTATGATACTTTGGCCGAGGATTGTGACCTTACCATGCGCATATTAAAGGCTGATTACATCGTAAAAAATTGTGCTGAGGCCATTGCTTATACCGAAGCGCCCGAAACGCTTAACGCGTTGCTAAAACAACGTTTCCGCTGGAGTTTTGGGGTAATACAAAGTTTCTGGAAAAATAAGGATGCCCTGTTCAACAAGAAATATAAGTTCTTCGGAATGGTGGGTATGCCTAACATATTATTGTTCCAGATCATATTGCCATTGTTCTCTCCGCTGGCGGATCTGATGATGATCTTCGGATTATTGGGCGGCAAACCAGGTAAAATATTATTCTACTATGTAGTGTTTGTTTTGGTTGACTTTCTGGTAGGCATCATTGCGTTCTGGATGGAAAAGGAGAACTACAGGAAATTGCTCTATATCATCCCGCAAAGGTTCATATGGCGCCAGCTCATGTATTACATCCTGTTTAAAGCTATCCGCAAGGCACTCAAGGGTGAGTTAAGCGGTTGGGGTACAGTAAAACGTACCGGTAATGTAACCATGACTGACGAGGCGGCGGCGAAACCATAA
- a CDS encoding type 1 glutamine amidotransferase, with protein sequence MAKTGRPIKVAILDLYDGLENDAIRSFQDILERYKAKNDLELTYELFEVRKRCEMPGLEFDIYIASGGPGSPLDTEGSEWEKKYFNLIGELENHNLSDDPQKKYGFFVCHSFQLMCRHYKLGYINERRTTSFGILPVHKTSAGLNEPVFDDLTDPFYAVDSRCWQVIHPNEKQFTDLGMQLLAIEKERPHIDLPQAMMAVRYSDYFIGTQFHPEADPEVMRAMLLKPHKKKEVVDEHGLDKYNEMLELLDDADKLAHTQNTMIPNFLDEAVLSLQEDE encoded by the coding sequence ATGGCAAAAACAGGCAGACCCATTAAAGTGGCCATATTAGATCTGTATGATGGCCTTGAGAACGATGCGATACGCAGCTTTCAGGATATACTGGAGCGCTATAAGGCAAAGAACGATCTTGAGCTGACCTATGAACTGTTCGAGGTGCGCAAAAGATGCGAGATGCCGGGATTGGAATTTGATATTTATATAGCCAGCGGTGGGCCGGGGAGTCCGCTGGATACGGAGGGCTCGGAGTGGGAGAAAAAGTATTTTAATTTGATCGGTGAATTAGAAAATCACAATCTTTCCGATGATCCGCAGAAAAAATATGGCTTTTTTGTTTGTCACTCCTTTCAGCTCATGTGCCGCCACTATAAACTGGGGTATATTAATGAGCGCCGCACAACCTCGTTTGGCATATTGCCGGTACATAAAACTTCGGCAGGTTTAAATGAGCCTGTTTTTGATGATCTTACCGATCCTTTTTACGCCGTTGATTCGCGCTGCTGGCAGGTGATCCACCCCAATGAAAAACAATTTACCGACCTGGGCATGCAACTGTTGGCTATAGAAAAGGAACGCCCGCATATTGATCTGCCACAGGCCATGATGGCTGTGCGTTACAGCGATTATTTTATCGGCACACAGTTTCACCCCGAAGCTGACCCCGAAGTCATGAGGGCAATGCTATTAAAACCACATAAGAAAAAGGAAGTGGTTGACGAACACGGACTCGATAAATACAATGAAATGCTTGAGCTGCTTGATGATGCCGATAAATTAGCACATACACAAAACACCATGATCCCGAACTTTTTGGATGAAGCAGTGTTGAGTTTACAGGAAGATGAATAA